The Tautonia plasticadhaerens nucleotide sequence AGGTGGCGGCGATCCCCGCGCTGCTCCGGGTGCTGGACCTGGCCGGGGCGATCGCGACGATCGACGCGGCCGGCTGCCGGGTCGAGGACGCGCGGATCATCCGCCAGCAGCAGGGGCACTCTCTGCTGACCGTCAAGGACAACCAGCCGACGCTCCGGGCGGCCGTCGAGTCGGTCTTCGAGCGGGCGTGCGAGGCCGACTTCGAGGATGTCCGGTGCGACGGTCACGAGTCGGACGAGGACGGCCACGGGCGGCACGAGGAGCGGTACGTGACGGTGATCTACGACCCCGTCGGCCTGCCGGCGGGGTGGCCGGACGTGGCGGCGGTGGTGCAGGTCAACCGCGAGCGGGAGGTCGGCGGGGAGCGGGCCGTAACCACCCCCTACTACATCGCCAGTCACCCGGGGACAGCCGCCGAGTTCGCGGGCCGGATTCGGGGCCATTGGGGTATCGAGAACGGGCTGCACTGGGCCCTCGACGTGGTCTTCCGGGGGGATCGCAGCCGGATCCGGGCGGAGAACGCCGGGGCCAACCTGGCGTTGATCCGGCGGGTGGCGGTCGCGCTGTGGTGGCGGGCACCGGGCAAGGGGAGCGGGGTCACGAAGCGTCTCAAGGCCGGCTGGGACGACGACTATCTGCTTCAGGTCCTTCAAGGAATGACAGCAGTTGTAGTGCGGTAGCCCTGCGGGATGACCTCCTCCGCCTTGCGGGCTTCTCGTCGGCCCCAGACGGGCAAGTTCCGGTGATCCAACAGGCTCCTGCGATGGGGGCAGGAGCCCCCCCGATGGGCTAGTGGGTCGTCAATCTTCATTTGACCGGTAGCGTAGGGTCCTGTCTTGATGAGGTTTGGCGAAGGCACGAACCTCATGAACCAGGAGCATCGCGATGGACAAGTACCGGGTCACCCTGACCGAGGAGGAGCGGGCTGAGTTGCAGCACCTGGTCTCCACCGGCAAGGCTGCCGCCCGCAAGCTGGCCCATGCCCGTATCCTCCTCCTGGCCGATACCAGAGCCGGCCAAGAGCACTCGGATGAGCGGATCGCCGACGCACTTGGGGTCAGCCTACGAACCATCGCCCGGGTCCGTCAGCGGTTCGTCATCGACGGCGTTCAGGCGGCCATCAGTCGGGGTCCCCAGCCGCCACGACCGGACAAGATCAAGATCAAGGGGGACATCGAGCAGCGGTTGGTCCGACTGGCGTGCAGCGATCCGCCGCAGGGCCGATGCCACTGGACGCCGCAACTGCTGGCCGACGAACTGGTCGTCCTGGGCCTGGCCGAGTCGATCAGCACCGAGACCGTCCGCCAGGCTCTCAAAAGAACGACATCAAGCCCTGGATCGTCGAGACCCGGTGCATCCCGCCCGAGGCCGACGCCGAGTACGTCTGGCGGATGGAGGACGTGATCCAGGTCCACCTGCGGCCCTACGACCCGAGGTTCCCGGTCGCCTGCTTCGACGAGGCGTGCAAGCAACTCTTCGGCGAGGTGCGGCCACCCAGGCGGTGCCGCTCGGGCCGACCGGCTCAGGTGGACTACGAGTACGAGCGGGAGGGCGTCTGCCACCAGTTGATGATGTGCGAGCCGCTGCGGGGCTGGCGTCATGTCAAGGTGACCGGACGCCGGACCCGGCGGGACTACGCCGGCTGCATCCGGGACCTGGTGGAGGTGCACTACCCCCGAGCGGAGAAGGTCCTGCTGGTGCAGGACAACTTGAATACGCACGACGGGGCGAGCCCCTACGAGGCGTTCTCGCCGGAGGTGGCACGTCGGCTCCTGGACCGGATCGAGTTCCACTACACACCCAAGCACGGCAGTTGGCTGAACATGGCCGAGACGGAGATCAGCGTCATGAACCAGCAATGCCTGGATCGCCGGCTGGAGGGTCCGGCCAAGCTG carries:
- a CDS encoding ISAs1 family transposase, which encodes MPPLPITAVFAEVPDPRRETANTLHDLTDILTVATCAVIGGAESREAIAEYGRTKEGFFRRFLRLDNGIPSPDTFERVFAKLAPGASARAFGRWMAAACGATGLVPIAIDGKSARAARRDTATGCLHVVTAWAAENRLALGTACVPGGSNEVAAIPALLRVLDLAGAIATIDAAGCRVEDARIIRQQQGHSLLTVKDNQPTLRAAVESVFERACEADFEDVRCDGHESDEDGHGRHEERYVTVIYDPVGLPAGWPDVAAVVQVNREREVGGERAVTTPYYIASHPGTAAEFAGRIRGHWGIENGLHWALDVVFRGDRSRIRAENAGANLALIRRVAVALWWRAPGKGSGVTKRLKAGWDDDYLLQVLQGMTAVVVR
- a CDS encoding IS630 family transposase (programmed frameshift) yields the protein MDKYRVTLTEEERAELQHLVSTGKAAARKLAHARILLLADTRAGQEHSDERIADALGVSLRTIARVRQRFVIDGVQAAISRGPQPPRPDKIKIKGDIEQRLVRLACSDPPQGRCHWTPQLLADELVVLGLAESISTETVRQALKKNDIKPWIVETRCIPPEADAEYVWRMEDVIQVHLRPYDPRFPVACFDEACKQLFGEVRPPRRCRSGRPAQVDYEYEREGVCHQLMMCEPLRGWRHVKVTGRRTRRDYAGCIRDLVEVHYPRAEKVLLVQDNLNTHDGASPYEAFSPEVARRLLDRIEFHYTPKHGSWLNMAETEISVMNQQCLDRRLEGPAKLAAEVAAWEHRRNVRRARIHWTFTLAAARRKLRKLYPSIED